Part of the Plutella xylostella chromosome 22, ilPluXylo3.1, whole genome shotgun sequence genome is shown below.
aacaaattgttctttgtcggagagggacaaaacagtttattagttaaaacgtcttgtaacttttctatgaataagggggttagtatttatctttaactctctctctctctctctctcagccttctgtagtccactgttggacataggcctctcctaacgatcgccaccccaaacggtcacccgccatctgcatccagcggcttcccgctaccttccgcagatcatcagtcctacgggttggggggcgaccgacacgccgtttgccgacacggggtctccactccagaacctttgtactccagcggtcgtcggctctgcgggctacgtgacTAGCTACGTTATCTTTAACACTAGATATAAATATGACTAAGTAGCAATCAAACTCGTTTTAAACTCGTAGAAGTTTATTTCACCGAAGAAGTTTGTTTCGTAGAAGTTTGTTTCGCCGTGCAAGCTTTAACCATTCAtctcttattattttcttgtatGAGACATGTACAAACACCTTGTTGGGTGTCGTTATTGATGTATTTTTGCACTGAGGCACTGGACACCACTTATAAACTTTAGAATTcatttttaacacaaaaaatacgcaGTGTTTACTTTGCTGTCTAGCTTCGCGTAAACAAATTTGACGTACGTACgtaagtgtgacgtcacacacgACGCCATGACACGGCGAGCTGTTTTCGCGCcgtatttaaaaatgattataaaaatggcTTTAAATTTCCAAAATCTTAAGTTTATTACCGAAATAAAGGTTTTGTTGTAAACAATAGATGGTTATCTGCATTACGGAAGAGGATTTCAAAATCTTTCGCCTTGCCTATTATATAACCtacattatgtacctacaggtaatttttacataaaatgactCAAGGATACATTCAGTCGTAAAGGACGCACAATTTAACACAAAGCGTCAAACCTTTTCCATGAAAGAGTCTGTCTGTTGGGGCGACGGTAAATTTATTAGGAATAAAACGAAATAACTCGGTCAAGGAACATCGTTCGCAGAAACGTACAATGGTAGAGAGAGGCGAAGCCGTGGGGGTATAATGGATAAGATCCCGTTTTCTCATTCGAGGGAGAGGCAATcaattaatatcaataaaatataaagaaattattaaaagtttttaagtaCAACGTGCTCATGCACCAAAGGAAAAAAATTAGGAAACCTacacatctagatttagcGCATCTAGACAAGTGAACCCACCACCAATCCACAATGGACCAACGTAGTGGGAAATAGTTCTTAACTTTGGATAGCAGTTCAGACCTTGAGATACCAAAGTTTAATTCAAGAGGGCCAGGTGCATGTACCCCGGCAGAGAATAGGACAGCGGATTCACGAAAACCttatttgcaatatttaatCAGAATTCGATTTAAtcaaaagttttataataataacggGAATAAGGTACAGCCCACAGGATAGGAAGAACCAAGTCACTCATATAGGAAAAATCTCCATTCCAGGAAAATCACACGGAAAAATATTTCGTTATATTGGAAATACCTAAGCTAAGTACAATGTTATAATATTTCGCGCAAGTACGTATGACATGGGTAAGTGGTCGCGTCCCTGTTATAATAAAGGTCTACactatattatgttatgactAAAAGCGTTCCACAATGTTGTTGTGTGGCCATGTGTTGAACCTTTTTGGTAACGTTTCAGTAGGGAGTCGGGAGGATTTTTCACGAGTTTTTAAAAAGGGAACCAGAATTGTTCTGAATAACGAGCTGAGTCactttatttcaatttaatgtACGGTCAAGGACAGAATGTTGTGCCTCCTTGGAAGAGGCCGTCATGCAGTGAATATTTAGTACCTAGAATCTAGAGGTTAATTCTGCTTTCCGCTAGAAACAACCGTTTTAcaaagtaagtacatataagtTCTCTAACTCTGCCTAGTggttgtgtacaaataaaaaaagaactaTCTTCCTATGTAatgcaaaagaaaaaaaaaatttttttagCAAAAAGACACATCGTTATTTGTTTTCCTttacttaaatacctactttgtgGACGGGGCATAGAAAGATAAATTGTACCACACAAAAGTACATTAAAATGACAAGGAGGGCTGTTTGTACGGCgttatttattatcttttgTTAAAGACGTCGCAGACAGTATTCTGAGGCTGACTACACGGCCCAGCGGCTCTATCGCACTTGTTTTGACCACGACAATCAGAGTGAATTACTAGAAAATGCCTTTTTAAGAATCTGTCccaataataaaatcattttgtaatattgcatagttattttttattgttcatcttatggttattttatttatgcttttGCATAATAGataatttaacaatattaataaCGAATAtagatttacaaaaaaataatgtcaTAATGAGTTCAAAGCTCAAAACTCTTCAGGATGTACATAGGTACGATCAAAAGTTACTAGCATAATAACTATCGGAGTTTAGGGGACCTTACTGGTACAAGGtcttaaaaaaagaaatagtagCTGAACTATGGTCGTAGATTTACATAGTAAATTATGTAGTTTTACATTGCTTGTCTGTCGTATAGAGGCTGAATCTTATCCTCAATGCTGACAATACATAAGAAGCCAATAAATACGTGATCTCCACAAACGTCAAAATTGACCCTCCGAGACATAGTGAAAATACACCGCCGTAGGTACCtgcaaacaaataaatataattaagtactatgtatattttattatacaaggttataattataataaaaattaagtaggtaattattacataatacacgAGTACAAATCCAGGGGTTAAATAATCCCAAGACACAGCTACgtatccatattttttttaaatttcagtcGTCACGTCGTCATAGAGTCACTACTTACCAAGCAGCCGATTAAAATctataattatagttttcTTATAACAATTGCACGTTGATTTCCCAAAGTACACCTTCAAAACGCTAACATCATCCACACTCACGTTTTTgctaaaagtaaaaaaaaattatacataattttctttatCAAAACTATAgtactaattattataaactatacactactattatatacttcgtataaaaaaaatatagtaaatgaaatataCAAATACGTTTACAAACTTGTATTACTTACTGCATATTTTTCGGCAAATTATTTGTGGCAACGGGCAGTATGTTGTCTTgtgcgaaatattttttatcgctaCACTCGAGGAAACAGGGACATGGTTCCTTTGTGTCAAAAACTGAAATGTCAAAAGCATTTTATGACTTTTTTGCAAAAGTTAATTTTGTAGGGCcctaattttaattaaaagagGCCCTTTATACATGTATCAGAGAGGCATCCccgtggggttaccaccaccgaacattagcaattaacaatccgcAAAAAccagcgtcgctcgcttgtcaaatctaaCGTAACTGAGTCGTGAGActcgtgagcacaagtttcgatcctccaTTAActttgcgtatcgtcaactgtcactgtcaatatgtaaggcaaagttagttccaaaagtgaccttttttccatatgttaggtggaatttcaccaaacgctaaacgtatttaacgtagcctgtcatacgtctgtcagttagtacaaagtgtatttaaaatttgatttaaatacgtttagcgtttggtaaaagtgacccttcgtgtagattcgaaaatagtatcgaatccggtGCTCGCTGCACAGGTATAGATTTCACAGACGTTTGTCAGGCAGGGCGATgcacgctgcttatggattgtgaATTGCTGCTAATGCGTTGGTGGTGGTAACTATCCTGGTCAATTTTAGCAGTGGAACGTCGTGAAATGCAATcctttattgtattttttacctTACAATTACACAATAGTTATCCtgtatacagaatgttgcacaAGTGGTGGTAACTTTTGGGGTTTCTTAGGGAGTCATTCCAAACCACttattttggaaattctcaaaaaaaaaaaatggttactACGCCATTTTCGCAACAGctggtatattttaattattagttttatttaggtacacgGTTAGTTTTACAATCTAGGAGCCGATGCTAGTAGCTGGAAGTGGAAGTAACTTACCGACGACATTGTGAATACATTCAATATCAGTGAGTTCACAAATCCGACGGTCGCTTTCTGGAAACAGTAATAGAAATagcaacataaataatattgaaatgATTCTAGGTACATCGGAGGTAGACAATAATAAGTCCACTTTATGAAAAAAGTggttcaattatttattataaaaagtgtaagtacataaataaagaaactgccataaaaatacttaactgTGTAGCTTTGATGATACAGattgaaatattcttttatCACTACCAGTGTAAATTTAGATTATTAGGTACTATACCAGCCGATTTAGATCTTACTtataaaacttagttttttttaaatataactcTCTCTGTGTTTAACATATTATCTTTAATATTCGTTGAGTTGTCTAAACTTTAAATTAGCTTATGAAGCTTGCATATTAAAAGAGATGCGATTTGCACGTAcctattaatattatgaaaataaggCTAAGCCCGCATTGCCATTTCAATCCCATCATATTTTTCTCTCAGCCGTGTTCGTAGACTTCGTAGGAGTATATTGTCAGTGGGCTGATACATCCGATATGATATACCTACGAGCTTTACATTTATGGACATCGCGATTTTATAACCCGGCATCACAAGAAATGTGTTCTGTTTGAGATGAGATACGTGTATATATATGGGagtaatagtaggtatatcatgGGATTACTGTAAACCATATTTGTCTTACCCACCGATATCTTTATACGGACTAGATGGAATGttagtgcaaaagaaacgcaTCGAgtgtctcgacaaataacaccccacgtTTATCACTGAGCTCTTACTTAGTATTAGTTGGGTTAGAAGATTAATTTGTGAATTAATTCATCGGTAAAATGGTTTTCAATAGTtcgaacttaaaacggtttgacagtaaacaaaatgcgaacagtttttttgctttgttctTGTATGTAATACTCCATTTTGTTCGtacattgttaatctaaggccGTACCTGTAGGATACTTGTAGGGCACGCACCCACACGCGGCGATGTACGCTCGCATCCGACACTCCGTCTGACACGTCTCGTAGCTGGAACAAACACAATGTAGTACAGGAgccctatcgcgaagtcaaaacaataataaattaacgaAAAATTGTCGATGTCAAAATCCAAACCAGTCCACGATATCCGGGGCTGTTTGTATGGCACGTGTACcgaaaattgtttttttggtAATAGTAGGTGAAGGGGATTTCTCACTATTTAAGTTCTTTATCGACTAGATTCAAAATATATCGACTACATTCAAAATATGGTTAGTAATTGGTTGGAGGTGGAAAGGGgatcaaataatataatatgggTCTAAATCTATCAGAGATTTAAACAAGAATGCTTACATCTTACTAATTcgaattcaaattatttattgcaaactaacccccttattcataaaaaaaaccggccaagtgcgagtcgggctcgcgcacaaagggttccgtagcagcaattaaatcaacctatctcaaaaactataagagatactttgatcaaaccaaaaatcgttgaaagagttaattagtaTGCATCAcctcatttttttttagaattttataccccgtagttataaaaatagagggggggggacatactttttacgactttgagagctgatatctcaaaaaccgttcactttaagaaaaatgttttttagaaaactttatatcattttaaaagacctttccattgataccccacacgggtatgtacatcgaaaaaaaaaatttcatccctcagttacatgtatggggggccccacccccaatttttttttttactatttagtgtcatatttttgtagcggttcatacaacacatattcccatcaaatttcatcactgtagtacttatagtttccgagtaaatcggctgtgacagacggacagacggacagacggacagacggacagacggacatgacaaaactataagggttccgtttttgccattttggctacggaaccctaaaaagttactggatgctttagctattgaactgtcctgtcactctctgacagagaacaatttgttctttgacagagagtgacaaaacagttcaatagctaaagcgtctagtaacttttttacaaataagggggtaagtgtGTACATGGCATTACATTCTTAATAATAGGCACTTACAACTTCATACCTTTTCAGGTGTAGCAACTAATCCTTAAGACTTACCTGTACCGGTCAGTGTGTGCCAAGTCCACCTCATCATGGAACCAGCAGTTCCTCTGCTCCACCGGTATGCGTCGCAGCACGGGGTCGCTCGTCACCACGATCGGCTCCACCACCACGTCCATGCTGTCCCCCGGGTTGATGTATCTGGTTAGGACGGTCGTCTCGGGGAAATCGTTCGGGTCGCTTATGAGGATCTgtgatttaaatttaagttaagtTTCTTGAAGTTTAGATtagttaaagtttttttgttttattttatttgtatatttttggtatgttatttgtttagacaccgaataaataatttaatcctTGTCTTTTATCTTTGAATAAATTTAAGAGCtaattaagtttaatttattgttaaaaatTAGGGTATGTGACCTTTATGTAAAAGCACATTTGAAGATTTTATAAGGTTAATATTCCGTATTTCCCGTCAGTGGCCGTCTTGTCTCTCCACCCTATAAACGTCAGTTGCACAGTGGGCAGTCAGGAAATACTTACATCTTCGACCATTTACAAATCAAAGACTTACATATAttagcaaaaaatatactcttCGACTTACCCTTGCACCTTCAAAGGTAAAGTCAGACCATGGAGGATAATCTTCGACATGTACATCGAACACCACTGTTAGTCCCGAGTAactgaaacataatatttctGCTGTGTCTAACAAAAGGACCAAAGGATGTCCCaagaacagaatagaatagaatataattttacttaacgtaatattcgaaaaaaaatcacCATTCCACAAAAACTTACTGAAGGAAAAAATCGCAACTCTTTTAAAGTTTTTGCctatataggtatatctagtacaatttatgtataattacaTATATCTATTTCATTTATCCAacagccttagctgaggtgggcAAATAGTAGTTaatgttatgtacctacctaattagaAAACTGTATtccattatttataaaaaaataaaacgacACTGACCTGCCTGATTTAGATGTGGAGATGATGGCTCCAACTTTCCTATCGTCATAGAATTCCATATCATCTTCTGCATCAAAAAACGGGCTGTGAACAAAAAATACGCAACAACGAACGTATTGTGAAAGAACAttcattttcaaataaattcgTTACAATATTTGTTGTCTGGAGTCTTTTCatggaatggaatggaatgcaatattattaaactgtgcgtgctgcgtttttttttatttatttattatgtaagtccGTGAAACACAGAGGAAATTATAATGATATGCGCGACTTAAGTCCCAAAAAGTCACGCTACTAAAAATCGCTAAGTCCttattacacctaccgagtgaGGCTATATACTCggccgatcctcgaccaatgaacggctagcaatTCTCGGTACGTGTAATCGTGGTCACTTACTCCTCGAACCCATCGTTGAGAGCCGCGTAGTTAAACGCGCAGCAGTAACCTTCCAATGTTTTAATGAGTTGAAACATTTCATTACATTTCTTCTCTTTCCGATCATACTGACAGTAAATGAGCAGATTTGAACATGGCTGGTGGATCTGAAAggaaattcatattttatttgtaagtcCAACTGGCTCTAAGGCCACGTCCACGACGCTAGCGGGCGGGGCGGTGGCACAGACTACCTAAATACTAGTATtttggtaggtataataaatacaGAATATATTGAATTGGAAGCTACAATAAGAAACCTCACCTCTTCCATAATAGTATCTACGGTGAAATAATGACTTTTCAGTATTTCCATTATATCTTCGAAACTGTCAACTTTGTAATCCCATCCGAAGTGAGTCAATTGAGTCATCGCAACAAAAAACGAATTAATTTCTTCATCAGAGCGGCCGTATTTTTGTCTGAAACATTGAGAAAAACCATTCGGTCCgtaagcatttttttaaataacttatttcaAACTTCGGGTAGGTATCATAATCTGTTAGTGACGTAACAAATTGAAATTTAATGTCTAAAATTTCAAATAGATTGTAACAATTCTTATTAAACAATTACCAAATCCTATGCAGGTTAACttgaaaacaaaatgaaatgtcAAAAATTATGTCAGTAAAGCGGAAACGGAAAACAAATAGGTGCTTACAAAATGCCTCGAATATTGTTCGTTTGATTCAACGAAACGGAATTAACGTTGCAAATGATGACGGATGGAAATGGAACTTGGCTGATTCTGCACGTGGCGTCCACCTGGCGgttattacaaatatttatgtcaTTTTATACGTTAGAAATTAGCTAATtagatatcatcatcagcagccAACAATGGTCCACTATGATGGACAAATCGCTACATTACACTGTGCTAGTTCATGTTGACCTCACGGTCCACCCGTCGattcataaatgtatgaagaaactgctcaaactcaaactcaaactcaaaattttttattcatcgtaaaaatataaaattttctgatgaacgtcaatttttacaaactactctccgttcggataaggggggctctttctgtctaaggagaagaacggaggcaagaaactcctgagccatcttttcaaaaaaagacttaatactagttagtatacaatacttataagcttaataataattataataataataataataatatgagcagagctaactatttatcacagccatccattaacgtcctctaagtaatcatcaattttataataagcttttttacagagtttccctttaatgtaacacttaaacttattctctggcatttgagtaacttctgttggaagcttattataaaatctaatacagtatcctaaaaacgatttattaactttcgctagacgcatcgctggaaaagccagcttgtGCTTGTTCCtggtattaatgtcatgattactgccaattgtatcaaaagttgaaatattctttcgtacatacattaaattggaaaaaatgaactgacatggaactgtaaggatgttaatttctttaaatagttctctcaatgaatccctggaaccaagtttgtatatgtcgcaggcaactggtttaatctcctgtttgattgaaccgctagcccgttcattggatgacgctattcagttgtatgactaggccgaacgttgattgtacaagcgtcacaaaacgtccaactagttagcggacttaaaatcagtcaggtggtgaataaaacaaatatggcgtctaacagcgaacagctgacacaaaaagcacttgtattgttattttttgcaaataaattagctttaaagtgcgttatttatgttaaaatagtgtgacaacatggattattacctattatttcACCGCCGGCGGacagtttcaaagaaaaaaatgtgctgaacctggataattatgaacaacaatatcaaggtacgtttattgttattgtttagttaatttgtgagatgagagttttgtaacatagtctttttgttgactcttgtctggtcatgttcatcctaaccagatattacaaagttgctatactatatcccatttaacgacttcgctgaataacgttcagtcaagacgttggacgttacagtcaaccacttgacgagttgttctttagtcattcaactgagtagcgtcatccaatgaacggactagcggttcaatcaaacaggagattaaacctgatgactgcgacatatatactgcggcggcaatgccgatgaagtggacgcacttgtgtgaatttatttacaaagaatactgaatgcgatgcgtccgttccGAACGATGCCCATACGTTTATCATGCACAAGCGCTTATATAATATACGGGTAGTACATGTGTATTATAAGCCTACTACACGTGCGAGCAGAGCCTAGGGCATAATCTGGTCACCGGAAATGATTAGCGCGAGTCAAACTTTCATAGGGTGTGTTCCGTATGTTCCATGCAGTTCATATACTGGCAGAATCTATTTAGAAatcaagttatttttttattaatcattcacTTAAATTcccttattaaaaaaatcaatatcattattattacgtATGTATAATCATGAATTAACCGGATATTTTCGGTCTATCGATAATTCTACTCCTATACTTCTTTTTAGCATGTCGCTGATAATCATAACAGtgtgaaaattatgaaattatctGTAAATTCTATGatgaaaatgttacaatatattataatatagtatGTCTATGTCCACTGAAAGATACACCTTGCAAACGGGACCCCAAAACGTCAAACCGACACTTTGAAAGTACCCCAAAATAACTTGATAAGTACTTGTTGTATAAGAGGAAAAAAACGAATTCACACTCACGACTTACACGTGTATAAATTTGGCTGTTTTCATAGCGATTTTTGACGACATAAATGAGGTAAATAGTTAATACAACATTTGCAGCCATCACCGCGATCCAGCCGTGCGTCCGGGAATTTCTCGGAGTCAGGTAAACCGTGCCGTGTAGCGTAGTCAAATTGTCTAAAACTGGTCCGGTTAACGGTTTTCCCTTGTTCGCCTTAGGCACTCTCCAACGCATTTTGTATCTATTCAATTAACTAAAGATTTCTAGAACGTAGCAAAGGGCGGTTTTGATTTAGAAGGAATTATTTTGTGTCTATAAGATTGTGATtgagttttaattaatttcgaGAAATACGTCGAAATGCCGTGAGCGTTCGGGGttacaaattattttctctTGTTTAGGCTTGTAAATTTTCACCAACTGAATTCAGTTGTTCCGAGAACACGACAAACAAAGCAACAAGCAACAAAACAAGGTTCGCTCcgatttttataaaagaaaGGCTCAAAGGCTCAAAAGGGTTTAATAATTAGTTACAAccataattataggtataaagCCTCAAAACAAATAAGAAACGTACTGTGAgtgatttttaattaacaaagttTTTAACAAATAGCATTCTATTTGTTATGGACAGCTTTCTGAGTGCCTGTGCCTAGTACAGTCAATGCAATAATAAACtcctataaatattttgtgtcCTATGATTACCGTGAGTATAAACGTTAAGCCGTTAATTACCCTATGGTATTGTTTGTGTGTTTTAAGTCTAGTTTTTAAAAGATACAAAAGGTTAAACGTGTGTAGTACGATGACtattgtaggtacatgtacaaattgtacatGAAGTAGGATGcaccacattattatttatgaatgcGAGGCCGCAAACCCGGGATTGCCTGTTGGCTGAATTTTCGCAGCGCATTTCATGAACATCCTAATCACAATGCTTTAGGATGCCTCATTTTGATTCACTCGCCTAGTACCGTATGCGTTTAGTGGTTCTAAGTTTAGACTTGTTTAGATAGGTACTTGATTACTCTGTAGGCTCGCTGTCGGAAGGTTGATTGGCCCCGATGGCGAAATTGTGTTGATAACGATTTTCAGATTGAACTGTATTGAATTTGATGAattaattacttcgtaaagGTCAGGTTAGAAACGTGCTACTGTCGggtaaaataaactaaaagtCCATCACGACATATTCATAGGAatcttttcaaaatattattatgaaatataataatatattgattatacctacctacttataaaatcTGTTGATTGGAGAGAAAACCTAATAAATTCCTCGATTTCAATCCAATCTTGGCTAAAATTGAatcattttaaatgaaatgtctgaaataaatttcTGCAGATAAGTGAAATCTTGGAGGTTCAACAAGATTAGCCAAACAGATTCTAGCTCTATTTGACGAGTTATTCTCTTTTCAGATTCAAATTTATCTGAAAGCCTACAAAATACCGAACTAACGATACCGAGAATTTCATTCATATTTGTAATTAGGTTACCCTTGAGTCTCGCGAAGgaattttattatatgtacgtaggtatatatttattgaaaaatactCTCTTTTAGCCAAAGCAGTGGTAGCTATTAGTCGGGTAAGCActcgcttctcacgccagagatgcgggtttgaatcccggcgctgCCATGTACACTAACAATGAATtcttttgaatttaagtaggtGAAGATAATCTCATCGAGAGAGCAGGTCTCTTATTTCAAAAATCACCACACAGCCTTCCATGGCATAGCACATAGCcatatacatttaaataatacattgATGTACACTGTTGACTATTGGAATTGTTCATGCAGTCGAATGAACATGTAAAGCAGACAGTCCTGGGAGTCTAGCTTACATAAAACAAAGCTTCAGAGCTCTGCTACGCTAACCTCGACTCTATATCGTTGTAGTAAATATACCGTCAGCTCTCGTTGGATAGTTTTGTTGTTAAGTCAGAGTAACTCtgctgcgcctagctctctccaacCATGCCATCATCATGGCATGTCATGAGTTATAAAgggtgataaaataaagagTGCCTTGTTTACTGTAACGTGTTTCGATACCGGACTAAATTTGCAAGACCTCAAATTTCTGGTCGGGGGTGATAAATGATAATATACCGTTAGAAATCAGAATCGGAGCGTGGGACTTACCTGtccatttaattaataagttaTGGGTATTCATCAACGATAGTTTAATACGAACTATGTAGATGGTTTGCCAGTGCACTTCTACAActgagtttttattttgaactagctgttcccgcgcgctttgcttcgccttaaaaagttttcccgtgggaattccgggataaagaGTAGCcaatgttctttcccagggtctagaccgtatgtataccaaatttcattcaaatccgttcagtagttgtggcgtgaaagagtaacagacagacagacagacagacagacacagttactttcgcatttataatattagttattagTTACGATTACGTTTAGTTCAGTGAGAAGatgttgtcattaggttgaacttaaaacggtttgacagtaaacaaaatgcgtacagttttttgctttgtatTTGTGAGTGACGCACCATCTtcttcgtatattgttaatctaaggtatTCATAGTAGGGGTGTTAGGGAGCTCCGTAACCGTAACCGAAACTATCGGATATCCGATATAAAAAATCATCCGTAACCGTAACCGAATCCGAAATGAAAGTTTCGGATAGTATCGGATAGGGGCGGAGCCTAATTGAGACACGTTATGACAAGTTGTTTGATCGGCCGGCCGCTGCCAGTGCCGACACTGCCGACACACAAGCTGCGcgcattgtttgttttttttcttctgaatttgtataaaatgcGTCCTAAGTCGAGTGCAGTTTGGtcgttttttaatgaaatgacCGATTCCGCAAAATGTAAATAG
Proteins encoded:
- the LOC105380612 gene encoding sodium channel protein Nach-like, which encodes MTQLTHFGWDYKVDSFEDIMEILKSHYFTVDTIMEEIHQPCSNLLIYCQYDRKEKKCNEMFQLIKTLEGYCCAFNYAALNDGFEDPFFDAEDDMEFYDDRKVGAIISTSKSGSYSGLTVVFDVHVEDYPPWSDFTFEGARILISDPNDFPETTVLTRYINPGDSMDVVVEPIVVTSDPVLRRIPVEQRNCWFHDEVDLAHTDRYSYETCQTECRMRAYIAACGCVPYKYPTESDRRICELTDIECIHNVVVFDTKEPCPCFLECSDKKYFAQDNILPVATNNLPKNMHKNVSVDDVSVLKVYFGKSTCNCYKKTIIIDFNRLLGTYGGVFSLCLGGSILTFVEITYLLASYVLSALRIRFSLYTTDKQCKTT